A region of Curvibacter sp. AEP1-3 DNA encodes the following proteins:
- a CDS encoding copper uptake system-associated protein yields the protein MTFSRWTLSAALAAGLSVMASGALAQAVDVQNAWARATVQGQKATGAFMTLTAPAASKLVSVSSPVAGVAEVHEMKMEGDVMKMRALAAGLDLPAGKPVELKPGGYHVMLMDLKLPLQKDTTIPLILTFKDAKGVETKKELKVPVSQTAPAGAAAGGMHGDHGAKGHGAVPAPKGSDSEQISAVMKKQFDRPDAPLSVAPVTVLGNYAVAGWIQGGKGGRALMQKDANGWFISVCAGDGLKDAKVLQTTGMPADHAAKLATAVKAAEAKLSKDQLALFASFEGMLKVGPAGHGAAAGHGEHKH from the coding sequence ATGACTTTTTCCCGTTGGACCTTGTCCGCCGCCTTGGCTGCCGGACTCTCTGTGATGGCTTCAGGCGCTTTGGCCCAAGCCGTGGATGTGCAAAACGCCTGGGCCCGCGCCACCGTGCAGGGCCAAAAGGCCACCGGTGCCTTCATGACACTGACTGCGCCCGCTGCATCCAAACTGGTGAGCGTGAGCTCGCCCGTGGCAGGTGTTGCCGAGGTGCACGAGATGAAGATGGAAGGCGATGTCATGAAAATGCGCGCCCTCGCCGCGGGTCTGGACTTGCCCGCGGGCAAGCCGGTGGAGCTCAAGCCAGGCGGCTACCACGTCATGCTGATGGACCTGAAGCTGCCCCTGCAGAAAGACACCACCATTCCGCTCATCCTGACATTCAAAGACGCCAAGGGCGTGGAGACCAAGAAAGAGCTCAAGGTACCGGTGTCGCAAACAGCACCTGCTGGTGCGGCTGCAGGCGGAATGCATGGTGATCACGGTGCGAAGGGACATGGCGCTGTGCCTGCTCCCAAAGGCTCGGACTCCGAGCAGATCTCCGCAGTTATGAAGAAGCAATTTGATCGGCCGGACGCGCCCTTGAGTGTTGCGCCAGTGACTGTGCTGGGCAACTATGCAGTGGCTGGATGGATTCAGGGGGGCAAGGGCGGCCGTGCCTTGATGCAAAAGGACGCAAATGGCTGGTTCATCTCGGTCTGCGCAGGTGATGGATTGAAAGATGCCAAGGTTCTGCAAACCACCGGCATGCCCGCTGACCATGCTGCGAAGCTGGCCACTGCTGTGAAAGCGGCTGAAGCGAAGCTGAGCAAAGATCAATTGGCCTTGTTTGCCAGCTTTGAAGGCATGTTGAAGGTGGGGCCAGCAGGGCATGGCGCTGCTGCGGGCCACGGTGAACACAAACACTGA
- a CDS encoding YcnI family copper-binding membrane protein: MNRFAMQLVAACAMSMGATAAFSHVTLQDQAAAAGAGYRGVLRVGHGCAGAPTTSITVTIPAGFNGAQPLVKAGWTVSTKVGKLDQPYEMHGTKYTEGVQEITWTAKGAENALPDAFADEFMFRGTTPKKPGTLWFKVVQGCDKGTNAWVEIPAAGQDAHSLKSPAARLDVLDVQAAGAHAH, encoded by the coding sequence ATGAATCGTTTTGCTATGCAATTGGTAGCTGCTTGCGCAATGTCCATGGGCGCTACCGCCGCTTTTTCTCATGTAACGCTGCAAGACCAGGCTGCCGCTGCCGGCGCCGGCTATCGGGGTGTACTGCGGGTGGGCCATGGTTGTGCCGGAGCGCCCACCACATCCATCACCGTCACCATCCCTGCAGGTTTTAACGGCGCGCAGCCCTTGGTGAAAGCTGGTTGGACTGTGAGCACCAAGGTCGGCAAGCTGGACCAACCCTATGAAATGCACGGGACCAAATACACCGAAGGCGTGCAGGAAATCACCTGGACGGCCAAGGGCGCTGAGAACGCATTACCTGACGCATTTGCCGATGAATTCATGTTCCGCGGCACCACGCCCAAAAAGCCCGGTACCCTGTGGTTCAAGGTCGTGCAAGGCTGCGACAAAGGCACTAACGCCTGGGTCGAGATTCCTGCTGCCGGGCAGGATGCCCACAGCCTGAAGTCCCCCGCAGCCCGTTTGGATGTGCTGGACGTCCAGGCCGCCGGCGCTCACGCCCACTGA
- a CDS encoding DUF2946 family protein, protein MASLQSLREARSIVRWMLVWFALSIGVAVAAPVVNPQALTLICTTAGNVKFVAESVGDNADGAPSGMQTHALDCVMCLPAGAPPATSAVLHAGPAVSSPQPAALPERVPARFAKAASARGPPAQL, encoded by the coding sequence ATGGCCTCCCTCCAATCCCTGCGCGAAGCACGCTCCATCGTCCGTTGGATGCTGGTGTGGTTTGCTTTGTCCATCGGGGTAGCGGTGGCGGCCCCTGTGGTCAACCCGCAGGCATTGACGTTGATTTGCACGACCGCAGGCAACGTCAAATTCGTCGCCGAATCGGTCGGCGACAACGCAGACGGCGCACCCTCGGGCATGCAGACTCACGCGCTGGACTGCGTAATGTGCCTGCCCGCCGGCGCACCGCCGGCAACATCGGCGGTACTGCATGCCGGTCCGGCAGTGAGTAGCCCGCAACCGGCAGCGCTGCCCGAGCGTGTCCCGGCCCGCTTCGCCAAAGCAGCTTCTGCCCGCGGCCCGCCTGCGCAGCTCTGA
- a CDS encoding TraR/DksA family transcriptional regulator, whose amino-acid sequence MTHPDLHSYQKQLLQQRDALRARLNQLRGGEPSRALASAAHFSRHEDTPAQTNTERDLELALDEHETAELRRIDAALQRLETGTYGHCVACGTTIPEARLRATPDAERCIDCQSALEDA is encoded by the coding sequence ATGACACACCCCGACCTTCACAGTTACCAGAAGCAACTGCTCCAGCAACGCGATGCCTTGCGCGCCCGCCTGAACCAACTGCGCGGTGGCGAACCCAGCCGGGCTTTGGCCTCGGCAGCGCATTTCAGCCGGCACGAAGATACGCCCGCCCAGACCAATACCGAGCGCGACTTGGAGCTGGCACTGGACGAGCACGAAACGGCCGAACTGCGTCGCATCGATGCCGCGCTGCAGCGCTTGGAGACAGGCACCTACGGCCATTGCGTAGCCTGCGGCACCACCATCCCCGAAGCCCGGCTGCGCGCCACCCCGGACGCTGAGCGCTGCATTGATTGCCAAAGCGCCCTGGAAGACGCCTGA